Part of the Methanolobus chelungpuianus genome is shown below.
AGCTGACAATTGAGGCAGAAGTGATCACACCTGACAACTTTGCAGGCAAGAACGCACAGGAGATCGGAAAGCTCCTTGTATGGGAAGGCCCACAGCAGTTGCCTATTTCTAATTTCTTTGAGGTCAAGGGCAACGGCGGAAGCTCTGCACAGGACACAACCATTGTCATCGACGGGAACGTCCCCAGAGTGAAGCGCATCGGTGAAGCAATGACTGCAGGCAGGATCCTTGTGAAAGGTTCGACCGGCATGCATGTCGGAGCATTCATGCAGGGCGGGGAGATCCTTGTTGAAGGTAACTCTGACTCCTGGCCGGGGATGGAGATGAAGGGCGGACTCCTGCACATCAAGGGTAACTCCCTGGACCATGTAGGTTCCGCATACCGTGGAAGCTGGAAAGGCATGACCGGCGGCCGTATCGCTATTGACGGTAATGCAGGCAACCAGGTCGGCGGCGGCATGAGCGGAGGAGAGATCGTTATCGGAGGCAATGTCGATAACTTCTGCGGAACCCGCATAAATGGCGGCCTTATCGTCGTCAAGGGGAATGCTATCAGAACTGTCGGAGCAGAGATGACCGGTGGCACTATCGTTGTCGGCGGCAGGATAGGGAAGTTCACCCCGGGCTTCCAGCAGACAGCAACTGAGTCCAACCTCAAGTTCAATGATATTGAATGCCCCGGAGAGTTCAAGAAGTTCGCAGGGGATTACGCAATCCCTCAGAAGGGAAAAGGCGTATTGTACGTATCCGCTGAGAACAACGAGGATCTGTGAGTTGATTTTCATGCAAGCATTACTCAATACAGGAAGTACTATAGAAGAAGGCAGGCTTGCCAAGGGAGGCGACAAATACTCTGCCGCCTACACAAAGGAATGCGCGGTCTGCTGGATGTGTGCTCATGATTATGAAGCACTCGGATGTCCTGAAAAAGTGAAGGTTACGACCAGGGACGGCAATCACTCTATTGCCGTCTACACAAAAGTTACGGAATCTGTAAGGTGCGGCCACGTATTCATCCCGCGGTCCATCTGGGCCAACATAGTGGTTGAGCCGACTACCTTTTCCACCGGCTCCCCGCTCTACAAGGGAAGCCCTGTGACCGTTGAACCTACAGATGAAGAGGTACTCAGCGCCGAGGAAGTTGTCCTGAAGCTGTACATGGGAGGCGAATAATATGGTCTACAAGAACATTATCTGCCCCGTCTGCGGAGGTTCATGTGACGATGTCCAGGTAGAACTCAAGGACGGAAAGATAGACGTCCAGAACGCGTGTAAGATGGGTAACGCAAAGTTCCAGGAAGTCGTGAGCTCACACAGGATCAGGAAACCTACCGTAAGGGATAATGGTTCTGTAAAGCCCGTCAGCTGGGAAGAAGCGCTCGACAAGGCAGCAGATATCCTGGTGAACGCAAAGAAGCCTCTCTTCTTCCTTGGAAGTGAGACCTCATGCGAAGCCCAGGAAGTAGGACTGCACATTGCAGAGTATCTTGGCGGAATAGCAGACTCCAATGCAACTATCTGTCACGGTCCGACGGTGATGGGTATCCAGGAGTCCGGCTGTGTAGGTTCCACTGCAGGCCAGGCTAAGAACAGGGCCGATGTCATCATCTACTGGGGAGTGAATGCACTCGAATCCATGCCAAGGCACATGTCCAGGTACGGAGTATTCCCCAGGGGCTACTGGGCAAAGAGGGGAAGGTTCGACAGGACCGTTATCACCGTCGACCCCAGAAGGACTCCCACTGCCGCAGCATCCGACATGCACCTGCAGCTTAATCCCAACAGTGACTACGAACTGCTCAGCGCGATGTTCACCATCCTGAACGGTAAGGAGCCTCACCACTCCGTCGAGGAGATAACAGGTATCCCGATCGCCGTAATGAAGCAGACCATCGAGATGATGAAGGAAGCGAACTACGTTGCAATCTACGTAGGACTTGGTGTCTCTTCCTCATACGGAAAGCACAGGAACATCGAGATAGCCCTCAACATGGTCAAGGAACTGAACAATTACACCAAGTGTAACCTTGGCGCACTGAGAGGACACTGCAACGTGGCAGGATTCAACCAACTTGCATCCTACCTCTACGGATACCCCTTCGGTATCGACTTCACTAAGGGATACCCGAGGTACAACCCCGGAGAGACAACCATGGTAGACCTGCTCAGGGAGAAGGACGTCGACGCAGCATTCGTTATGTGCGCAGACCTCGTCAACCACATACCTGCAGACAGTGCGAAGTACCTTGCAAGCATACCCATGGTATGCATGGATATCGCACCATGTCCCTCAACCACAGCAGCCGACGTAGTGCTGCCCGGTGTTATTGACGCCATGGAATGCGACGGTACCTTCTACAGGCTGGACAACGTGCCGGTTCACTTCGAGCCCTTCACAGAGTCCCCCTTCCCTGAGACAAAGAGCAACGAGGAAACCCTTAAGATGCTCTTTGAGAAGATAAAGGCCAAGAAGGAAGCAGCAGCTAAGTGAACAGGTGCTAACATGGGAACAGGAAGACCGCTGAAGGCTTCCGGGGATGAGGAAAGCCCCTCTCCCTTCCATGTTTCCATGAAGTGCCTCAGAATCACTGAGTCAGAAAACCAATACATAGATGTGGATGTCATCATTGAGGAAAGGTTTGACCTTTTCGTGAATGGTATCCATATAACCACTTTTTTTGCAAGCCCTGTGGAACTTGAAGAGCTTGCCTTGGGATTTTTGGTCTGCGAAGGCTTCATTCAGCCCTATTCAAGGATTGGGCCAATCACTATAACCCCGGATTCCATCTCATGCACTCTTGATATAGATGCTGACGAACTTGCAGCCCTGACACACCAGCAGAGGTGCGGGACCACAGATTACTGCAAGGACACCGTACGTCGCATCAGCTCGGATGTCAGGTTCAGCAAGGAAGCCGTTATCATGGCTGTGGAGCAGCTCAAGGAAAAAGGAAAAGCCTGGCACAGAACGGGCGGAGCGCACACATCCATGGTCTGCAATGATCAGGGAGAAGTGCTTTTTTCCTGTGAGGACGTGGGAAGGGCATGCTCCGTGGACAAGGTTGTGGGCAAAGCCCTGCTGAACGGCACGGACCTCTCGCAGTGTGCTCTTGTGACCACCGGCAGGCTTGCATCCACCATGGTTTCAAAGGCTATCAACGCCGGATTCCCCCTCGTTGCAAGCAAGGGGGCTACCGTGCGTGAGGCCGTGGAACTTGCCAGGGAAACAGGAATAACGCTGGTGGCTTTTGTCAGAAGGCCGGACCTGTATGTATACAGCGGGGAACAACGGATTAATGTGTAGTGTTCACTCTTCTGAGTTCAGTAAACAGGTCCCGTTTGAAAGCAAAAGAGTTATATTAAATGAACTTAAACTTAAGCCGCTTCTTGTAGCACTTTTAATGTAATTTATAATACTTATCTGGATACAGGTGATTAAATGACTGAAAAGATTGGAATTTTAGCAATTGGTCATGGAAGCAGGCTTCCCTACAACAATCAGGTAGTTTCAGAAATTGCCGACATGATAGCAAAAAAGCACCCTGAGTTCGTTATCAGGTCCGGCTTCATGGAAATGAGCACGCCTTCCGTGGAAGAGGCTATGCTGTCCTTTGCAGGCACTGGCGTGACAAAGATCGCTGCTGTTCCTGTGTTCCTTGCATCCGGCGTGCACATTACCAAGGACATTCCCGAGATCCTCAAACTGGACCCCGAGACAAAGCAGGGAAAAGTGAAGCTTGACGGCAGGGAAGTTACAATAGTATACGGTAAGCCTCTTGGAAGCGATGAGCTCATTGCAGAACTGATCTTCAAGAGAGCACAGGAAGTCTTTTAAAGCTGCACCTTCGCAGCGTTTTTTGCATATAGGGATCTGAATAGTGTTTTTTAAAAGCGTCGGGAACAGGCATTTAAAACTGTGCCTGTCCTCGGTATTGTCCGGATCACAGCCTGGGTATTAACAGGGCTGGCCGAACATCTTGTCTGCGGCCTTCACCAGCTCAGGGAGCCTTTCAACAGGGATGCTGATGATCATCTCTTCATCCTGTATCTGCGTGTACTTGCGGCTTCCGCTGCAGCCTACGGTCACGCCTACCTCTCCTGTCGTATATGGCAATGCCACACCGTCACCGCACAGGCTCTGCTTGCCTGCAAAACTGGAAACTATCCTGCCTCCTGAAGTGTACAGCAGTGCCTGGGAAAGTTCCATAACGTGCCTGGGGGTTGTGACTATGACTATAATGTCAGGCATGAAGTTTGTCTCCTCCAGGGGAGCATAAAGGATGTTCTTCACGGAGAATGGCTCGACATGAGGCACCCTTTCCATGGTCTCCCTTGCAGCCTCAAGGTTGCCAAAATGATTAAGATGGAAATAGAACTCTCCGCTCTTGAGCTTCTCGCCCATTTCATGCATACCCATCACAGCGGCCCCACCCTTGCACTGGTGATCATCATAGGTGGTATAGAACGCAGAACCGGTCCTTCTCACATTATCCACCATCTGGCAGTGTCTTGTGGACTCTCCTATTTTTTCCATGCCTTCGGGAATATCCTTCTCATCGGCGACGAGTTTGACTGCAACAGGAGATGTTTTAAGGTTAAGTGTTTCTTTCAGCTCACGTCCTAGTCTGTTCAGTTCTTTAAGTTCCATATTGATTATTCTCCGTTTATTAAGTGTTCCGTATAGGGATGTGCGAAAAGTATACACAACTCTGGCATTTATATATAAAAGGCTTTCGAGAGATAAAATTATATATGCTAAATCAATATATTAATTTTGGTAGATAGGTATGTTTATATTTTTAAATGTTATAAAAATAACAGGTAAATTCTAAAAGCAAAGTTAAAAGCTGCACGGAGGAAAAACATGGGATGGTTCGATGTTGTCGCAGGTATCGCGACAGGTGGATTGTACACTATAGGAAAAGCTGCCTACCAGGCAGGCAACGCGGCAGAATCTGCAGGTAACGCTGCAGAAGAGGCAGGACTGGCTGTGGCGGTCATAGGGTCGACCATAGAGGCTGTAGGGAAGCAGCTTGTATCCACACTGAAGGAAGCTGAGGAGCTCCTGACTATCGACAGGCTGACACCAAGGAGTGAGGCGGACCTGTGGGATGAGGAGAAGTCAAGGCTTAATTCCCTGAGGCAGGAGAAAACAAAGGTCGAGAACGAACTTAAGAAACTTGGTATCAGCAACCCTTCAAGTTTCAATTTCAATTTCTGGGACATTGTATCGAACATTGATCTGGTAATTCAGCAGTTCCAGCTGCTCGCCAGGCTTGCGGCGGTCAATAAGGAGATCCAGAACATATTCTACCAGGAGCCCGGAGTACTCACAACAGGAATATATAACGCAAAAGAGTCTCTCGAGCGCTTCAATACCATCGAGCAGCCTATGATAGAGGATATACTCGCTTCCCTGGATGATAATCTGGAGGTGAGTGAAGAGATACTTCAGGAAATAAAGAAGCTCTTTGTGACCACCAAGAAGGTAGAGATCCCGGTAGGCGAGCAAAGCGAATCCCTTAAAGGGAAACTTGAGGCCATCAGGATAGATAAACAGTACTACAACAAGCTCCTGACAAGGAAGGACATCCTTACATCCAAAATGTCAGAAGTGATGCGTGTTTATCCTGAGAACGTGTTCCATATAGGAGTGGACTCCATTAAGGTGCCGTATGAAAATGTCTATGCTTCAGATATTCTGGAAAGTATTACAAACATCGGAAGCATTGTTGATAACCAGGTCAATACCGGCAGCATCGTTGACAACACCATAGTTCAGGGAAATATAAGGGACGGCCTGGTTAATGCAGGGAGCATAAAGGATAATGCAGCTAACCTAAAAGATGAACTGACTGCTGTAAATATAAAAGATGAAACAGTGCTCATTGGAGCGGTCCGGGACGTTGCTGTCAATTCAGGCAATACCCTGTCTAAGGAAGTCTCTGGAGGAACGAGTGTCATTAAAGAAGCCGGGAGTATTGCCGCAGCTAACAAAGTATCAGGCTTAACAGAAGGATCGATCATAGGATCTGCTGTCGTGAAAGATAGTTCTGTCATGGCCGCCAGGACCGGCGGTACCATTGTGAGTGCACTTGAAGAGGGGAACAACGTATCAGCAGGAAATGCAGCAGTCAGCCTGAGAGCCCTCTCCAGCGCCACAGCTGCAGTATCCGAACTGAGGTCATACTCTTATATGTCCTCCATGCAGCCATACGGCGCAAGGATATCCGCATCCCTCAGCACTAAATTCGATGGATACCAGCGCAACTACGACCTCATGAAAGCCCAGAAGGCATTCTATGCAAGGCAGTCCCTGAAGCTTGATAAGCATTATGAGAAACTGGTTAACAAGTGGGTCGAAGTGCCAGGGGTCATTCCAGGGACGCTGGAAGAGCTGCACGGGGTCCTGCAGCGTGTCAGGACCGAGGAACAGCCACGTATAGATGTGCTGCTCGATAACCTGAACACGGGGGTACCAGGTACACTTGAGGAACTTGGTGCCGTGCTACGCACCGTGAGGACTGAAGAGCAGCCGCGCATAGACACGCTGCTTGATAATCTCAATGCGAACCTGACAGAGTCCAAAGAGGCAATATCAAAGGCAAACGAGACAATGGAGTCGGTCCAGAAAGCTCTTTCACTCCTTGATACGGGTTCAAAACTGAATACGAACCTGATAAAAATAGGCGCCATGGCAGTGGGGGGACTTGTGGTCCTCAATCTTTTTGTCGGACTGATAGTCCTCATCAGGATGGCACTTGGAATGTAAAGGGTATACTCCTTCAATGTTAAAGAACAGGATAGGGATTTTCCTACCCCTATCCTTTAATCTTTTCATTCATGTGCGCTTCTGGCCTCAGCGATCTCATTGCGCTGCTTCCGTAACACTTATCAGGATCTCTCTGCCATCCGAGCCCACTGTCACGGTCGAGCCCTCCGGCGCCTTGCCTGCTATTATAAGCTTGGCTATCCTTGTCTCGACCTCGTTCTGGATGACACGCTTAAGCGGCCTTGCACCGAAGGTCTCGCTGTAGCCCACCCTGCCAAGGTAGAGCTTTGCCTCTTCCGTGATGTTGAGGGTGATACGCCTCTCCTTGAGCCTTTCCTGAAGGTCCGCGACCTTGAGATCCACTATCTGAGCCAGCTCTTCCGGCTTGAGTGCATGGAAGATGACCACCTCGTCGATACGGTTAAGGAACTCCGGCCTGAAATACTTGCCAAGCTCCTGCATGGCCCTGATCTGCAGTTCGGAGTAGTCGAGCGTCCTCTTACCGCCTGATTCGGGGATTCCCTGCTCCGGCCTGTAAGTGCCGCTGTCACTGAGCAGCTGCGTCAGGTCGCCCCCGAAGATGTTGGATGTCATGGTGATCAGTGTGTTCTTGAAGTCCACGGTGCGCCCCTTGGAATCGGTGAGCCTGCCATCGTCCAGTATCTGGAGCATGACGTTGAACACGTCCGGGTGAGCCTTCTCTATCTCATCGAACAGCACTACGGCATATGGACGCCTGCGCACGGCCTCGGTTAGCTGGCCTCCCTCCTCGTGGCCTATGTAGCCCGGAGGTGCACCGATAAGGCGCGCAACAGTGTGCTTCTCCATGTACTCCGACATGTCAATGCGGATCATGTTATTCTCATCATCAAAGAGTTCTGCAGCCAGCGCCTTGACAAGCTCTGTCTTGCCTACTCCCGTGGGACCCAGGAAGATGAAGCTTCCGATAGGCCTTCTCGGGTCCTTGATGCCTGCATAGTTGCGTATGACCGCATCAGCAACGGCCCTGACAGCCTCTTCCTGACCGATTATGCGGTTGTGCAGGTTCTCTTCGAAGTGCATGAGCTTCTCACGCTGGCCCTCCATGAGGCGGGTGACCGGGATGCGGGTCCACTGGCTCACTACCTCGGCTATGTCTTCCTCACCTACCTCCTCGCTCAGGAGCATGTCACCCTGCATCTCCTTGAGACGTGCCTCTTCCTGCGTGTACTCTTTCTGGAGGGGTATGAGAGTGCCGTACTTCAGCCTGGATGCAAGTTCCAGGTTGTTGTCATTCTCCGCAAGCTCAAGCTGTACCTTGGTATCTTCTATCTGCTGCTTCAGGGCATTCAGCTTCGCAATGGCCTTCTTCTCCATGTCCCATCTGGCTCTCATGGCGTCGGAT
Proteins encoded:
- the fdhD gene encoding formate dehydrogenase accessory sulfurtransferase FdhD, which produces MGTGRPLKASGDEESPSPFHVSMKCLRITESENQYIDVDVIIEERFDLFVNGIHITTFFASPVELEELALGFLVCEGFIQPYSRIGPITITPDSISCTLDIDADELAALTHQQRCGTTDYCKDTVRRISSDVRFSKEAVIMAVEQLKEKGKAWHRTGGAHTSMVCNDQGEVLFSCEDVGRACSVDKVVGKALLNGTDLSQCALVTTGRLASTMVSKAINAGFPLVASKGATVREAVELARETGITLVAFVRRPDLYVYSGEQRINV
- a CDS encoding formylmethanofuran dehydrogenase subunit C, translating into MAEVILKPVSKFELTIEAEVITPDNFAGKNAQEIGKLLVWEGPQQLPISNFFEVKGNGGSSAQDTTIVIDGNVPRVKRIGEAMTAGRILVKGSTGMHVGAFMQGGEILVEGNSDSWPGMEMKGGLLHIKGNSLDHVGSAYRGSWKGMTGGRIAIDGNAGNQVGGGMSGGEIVIGGNVDNFCGTRINGGLIVVKGNAIRTVGAEMTGGTIVVGGRIGKFTPGFQQTATESNLKFNDIECPGEFKKFAGDYAIPQKGKGVLYVSAENNEDL
- a CDS encoding formylmethanofuran dehydrogenase subunit B, with the protein product MVYKNIICPVCGGSCDDVQVELKDGKIDVQNACKMGNAKFQEVVSSHRIRKPTVRDNGSVKPVSWEEALDKAADILVNAKKPLFFLGSETSCEAQEVGLHIAEYLGGIADSNATICHGPTVMGIQESGCVGSTAGQAKNRADVIIYWGVNALESMPRHMSRYGVFPRGYWAKRGRFDRTVITVDPRRTPTAAASDMHLQLNPNSDYELLSAMFTILNGKEPHHSVEEITGIPIAVMKQTIEMMKEANYVAIYVGLGVSSSYGKHRNIEIALNMVKELNNYTKCNLGALRGHCNVAGFNQLASYLYGYPFGIDFTKGYPRYNPGETTMVDLLREKDVDAAFVMCADLVNHIPADSAKYLASIPMVCMDIAPCPSTTAADVVLPGVIDAMECDGTFYRLDNVPVHFEPFTESPFPETKSNEETLKMLFEKIKAKKEAAAK
- the cfbA gene encoding sirohydrochlorin nickelochelatase; this encodes MTEKIGILAIGHGSRLPYNNQVVSEIADMIAKKHPEFVIRSGFMEMSTPSVEEAMLSFAGTGVTKIAAVPVFLASGVHITKDIPEILKLDPETKQGKVKLDGREVTIVYGKPLGSDELIAELIFKRAQEVF
- a CDS encoding molybdopterin dinucleotide binding domain-containing protein; the encoded protein is MQALLNTGSTIEEGRLAKGGDKYSAAYTKECAVCWMCAHDYEALGCPEKVKVTTRDGNHSIAVYTKVTESVRCGHVFIPRSIWANIVVEPTTFSTGSPLYKGSPVTVEPTDEEVLSAEEVVLKLYMGGE
- a CDS encoding DUF169 domain-containing protein, with the translated sequence MELKELNRLGRELKETLNLKTSPVAVKLVADEKDIPEGMEKIGESTRHCQMVDNVRRTGSAFYTTYDDHQCKGGAAVMGMHEMGEKLKSGEFYFHLNHFGNLEAARETMERVPHVEPFSVKNILYAPLEETNFMPDIIVIVTTPRHVMELSQALLYTSGGRIVSSFAGKQSLCGDGVALPYTTGEVGVTVGCSGSRKYTQIQDEEMIISIPVERLPELVKAADKMFGQPC